The proteins below are encoded in one region of Erinaceus europaeus chromosome 15, mEriEur2.1, whole genome shotgun sequence:
- the PDZD9 gene encoding PDZ domain-containing protein 9 has translation MRKFIKKKSKNEKQVKIQGKKTFPKVRFKSKVSIHNLSSTRETKLTVGSMGLGLIIIQHGPYLQISHLIRRGAAARDGTLKPGDVLISVGYANVLGYTLREFLKLLQHISIGTVVQIRVYRDFIDIPNEWQEIYDLIPETKFPVTHSMKTSEETKDDSFSSSDDDGDEVLDTRFKYHRYSPLSEQRPARPMYIAREWHGYKKKQQTVSVGKHLNCDVMIHGDIKKELRSPSPYWAMSKQDRESSSSSGSEASDVFWLEDEAQVVNHKGPTVSQVD, from the exons aaaaacaAGTCAAGATCCAGGGCAAGAAAACCTTCCCAAAGGTGCGTTTCAAGAGCAAGGTATCCATTCACAACCTGAGCAGCACTCGGGAGACCAAACTGACTGTGGGCAGCATGGGACTGGGACTCATCATCATCCAGCACGGGCCCTACCTCCAGATCAGCCACCTCATCAGGAGGGGGGCGGCAGCCAGGGATGGAACACTCAAGCCAG gtgaTGTTCTGATTAGTGTTGGCTATGCCAATGTGTTAGGATACACTCTTCGAGAATTTTTAAAGCTTTTGCAACATATCAGCATAGGAACAGTGGTACAAATCAGGGTTTATCGAGACTTTATTGACATACCCAATGAATGGCAAGAAATATATGACTTAATCCCTGAGACCAAATTCCCAGTAACGCA CTCAATGAAGACGAGTGAGGAGACAAAAGATGATTCTTTCTCAAGCAGCGATGATGATGGGGACGAAGTTTTAGATACAAGATTTAAATATCACAGATACTCACCATTATCTGAGCAGCGGCCTGCAAGACCAATGTATATTGCCAGAGAATGGCATGGATATAAAAAGAAGCAGCAAACTGTTAGTGTTGGGAAGCACCTTAACTGTGATGTGATGATCCATGGAGATATAAAGAAAGAACTGAGATCCCCTTCTCCATACTGGGCAATGTCGAAACAAGACAGGGAAAGCTCTTCCTCCTCAGGCTCTGAGGCCTCAGATGTATTCTGGCTGGAAGACGAAGCCCAAGTTGTTAATCACAAGGGTCCAACTGTATCCCAAGTTGACTAG